The Polyangiaceae bacterium genome includes a region encoding these proteins:
- a CDS encoding HEAT repeat domain-containing protein codes for MGLFDFLSKGKGDNKGGAAPTKSDKEIARLGKLASQKLAQNYDRQEAIEELSRMATADSARALLRRFDFTMEPSITDQEEKESAARGIVAAGEAALDPIRDYCRKAESLTWPLKTLKDIVPSDSFCDELLAVLDLFDTEYVRNPEPKIQLIRMLEEFKSDEVRIAVEPFMTDASEPVRFSAVTTIFAVGMEESVPALVAALEEEESLRVKNRIAQGLADRDWSVPEELREVCERSLPPGFSRAGDKIRKD; via the coding sequence ATGGGCTTGTTCGATTTCTTGAGCAAAGGAAAGGGCGACAACAAGGGCGGCGCAGCGCCGACCAAGAGCGACAAGGAGATCGCCCGGCTCGGCAAGCTGGCGTCCCAGAAGCTGGCGCAGAACTACGACCGCCAGGAGGCCATCGAGGAGCTGTCGCGCATGGCCACGGCCGACAGCGCCCGGGCGCTGCTCCGCCGCTTCGACTTCACGATGGAGCCTTCCATCACGGATCAGGAAGAGAAGGAGTCCGCAGCCCGGGGCATCGTCGCCGCTGGCGAGGCAGCGCTCGATCCCATCCGAGACTACTGCCGGAAGGCCGAGAGCTTGACCTGGCCGCTGAAGACGCTGAAGGACATCGTGCCCTCGGACAGCTTCTGCGACGAGCTGCTCGCCGTGCTCGACCTGTTCGACACCGAATACGTCAGGAACCCGGAGCCCAAGATCCAGCTGATTCGCATGCTCGAGGAGTTCAAGAGCGACGAGGTGCGAATCGCCGTCGAGCCGTTCATGACCGACGCCAGCGAGCCGGTGCGCTTCTCGGCGGTGACCACCATCTTCGCCGTGGGCATGGAGGAGAGCGTGCCGGCCTTGGTCGCGGCCCTCGAGGAAGAGGAGTCGTTGCGGGTGAAGAACCGCATCGCGCAGGGGCTCGCGGATCGAGACTGGAGCGTGCCGGAGGAGCTGCGCGAGGTCTGCGAGAGGTCGCTGCCGCCCGGATTCTCCCGAGCCGGTGACAAGATCCGAAAAGACTGA
- a CDS encoding HEAT repeat domain-containing protein: protein MSRAGRRIVVSLLAWAVLAVAAPAWAEDAIDKAADKLKNGDDFRVRTQAALSLGASKSKRAVEPLCGGLEDENTTVRTAAAAGLGKLKKGGEDCLEKRLEDESNAGVKAAIKKALAGLKGASEPAITAKTKVYLFISKPSDKTGRSGDEVPKLVRSMMVKAAGSEDGFVIAPADETPAVATKRLAKWKGLKAFMLSPKVLEPKYSGGSLQIKIDVAIFTYPGKALKGNIPVKLTQDGVSGRDTDSEDDLIKMAAERAIQKFSQNMERIQ from the coding sequence ATGTCCCGGGCGGGTCGCCGCATCGTCGTGTCGCTCCTGGCGTGGGCCGTGCTCGCGGTGGCCGCGCCGGCGTGGGCCGAAGACGCCATCGACAAGGCGGCCGACAAGCTCAAGAACGGTGACGACTTCCGCGTGCGCACTCAGGCCGCGCTGTCGCTCGGCGCCTCCAAGTCCAAGCGCGCCGTCGAGCCGCTGTGCGGCGGGCTCGAGGACGAGAACACCACCGTGCGCACCGCGGCGGCGGCGGGCCTCGGCAAGCTGAAGAAGGGCGGGGAAGACTGCCTGGAGAAGCGCCTGGAGGACGAGAGCAACGCGGGCGTCAAGGCGGCGATCAAGAAGGCGCTCGCGGGCCTCAAGGGCGCCAGCGAGCCGGCCATCACCGCCAAGACGAAGGTCTACCTCTTCATCTCCAAGCCGAGCGACAAGACGGGGCGCAGCGGCGACGAGGTCCCGAAGCTGGTGCGCTCCATGATGGTCAAGGCCGCGGGCAGCGAGGACGGCTTCGTGATCGCCCCCGCGGACGAGACCCCGGCGGTCGCGACCAAGCGCCTGGCCAAGTGGAAGGGCCTCAAGGCGTTCATGCTCTCCCCCAAGGTGCTCGAGCCGAAGTACTCGGGCGGCTCGCTCCAGATCAAGATCGACGTGGCCATCTTCACCTATCCCGGCAAGGCGCTGAAGGGGAACATCCCCGTGAAGCTCACGCAGGACGGGGTCTCGGGTCGGGACACCGACAGCGAGGACGACCTGATCAAGATGGCCGCCGAGCGCGCCATCCAGAAGTTCTCCCAGAACATGGAGCGCATCCAGTGA
- a CDS encoding HAMP domain-containing protein, producing the protein MAEAATARAPAGGRHQRRLRNYLLDTQFQLKYTGYLVAIAVVLSASLGFILWRTSNAVLAQSYSTVNKGEQVVTFGKQVVEESRKVSAVVQMNIVKDEAYQDNPELLEAFKTDAQAQDDRLKKQQEQLESQAASLKQQSADIASQQRTMMTSLTAVLLLLVFGIGVAGILVTHKVAGPIYKMKRQIREVGEGKLKIPGKLRKGDELVDFFEAFNDMVVNWRKRQEDEIALLDAAMKQLEGKAEAADLEPLKKLRSEMQGTLD; encoded by the coding sequence ATGGCAGAAGCGGCAACCGCACGGGCACCAGCGGGAGGGCGTCACCAGCGCCGGCTTCGCAACTACCTGCTCGATACGCAATTTCAGCTGAAGTACACCGGCTACCTGGTTGCCATCGCGGTCGTGCTGAGCGCATCGCTGGGCTTCATTCTCTGGCGCACCAGCAACGCGGTGCTCGCCCAGAGCTACTCCACCGTCAACAAGGGCGAGCAGGTCGTCACCTTCGGCAAACAGGTCGTGGAGGAGAGCCGCAAGGTGAGCGCGGTCGTCCAGATGAACATCGTCAAGGACGAGGCCTACCAGGACAACCCCGAGCTGCTCGAGGCCTTCAAGACCGACGCGCAGGCGCAGGACGACCGGCTGAAGAAGCAGCAGGAGCAGCTGGAGTCTCAGGCCGCGAGCCTGAAGCAACAATCCGCCGACATCGCGAGCCAGCAGAGGACGATGATGACGTCGCTCACTGCCGTGCTCCTGCTCCTGGTGTTCGGCATCGGCGTCGCGGGCATCCTGGTCACCCACAAGGTCGCCGGCCCCATCTACAAGATGAAGCGACAGATCCGCGAGGTCGGTGAGGGCAAGCTCAAGATCCCCGGCAAGCTGCGCAAAGGCGACGAGCTGGTGGACTTCTTCGAGGCCTTCAACGACATGGTCGTCAACTGGCGCAAGCGTCAGGAAGACGAGATCGCGCTGCTCGACGCGGCGATGAAGCAGCTCGAGGGCAAGGCCGAAGCGGCGGATCTCGAGCCGCTGAAGAAGCTTCGCTCGGAGATGCAGGGGACGCTGGACTGA
- a CDS encoding YraN family protein yields the protein MATTGRTRSAAEPDRHALGSAAERAVVDYLRARGFDVVATNLRLGRLELDVVARDGRVVVVVEVRTRGPGAWTSGLGSIDSKKRLRVRRAGERLWRDRYKHDASVDRMRFDVASVTFEAGVPRVEYVVAAF from the coding sequence GTGGCAACGACGGGAAGAACCCGTAGCGCTGCGGAACCAGATCGGCATGCGCTCGGCAGCGCCGCCGAGCGGGCGGTTGTCGACTATCTGAGGGCGCGCGGCTTCGACGTCGTCGCCACGAACCTGCGCCTCGGGCGGCTCGAGCTCGACGTGGTCGCGCGCGACGGGCGAGTGGTCGTGGTGGTCGAGGTGCGCACGCGGGGGCCGGGCGCGTGGACCAGCGGGCTCGGCAGCATCGACTCGAAGAAGCGCCTGCGCGTGCGCCGCGCCGGCGAGCGCCTGTGGCGCGATCGCTACAAGCACGACGCCAGCGTCGATCGCATGCGCTTCGACGTGGCGAGCGTCACCTTCGAGGCGGGCGTGCCCAGGGTGGAGTACGTGGTCGCGGCGTTCTGA
- a CDS encoding PLP-dependent transferase, whose protein sequence is MAVVSRSLDTLAIHAGQEPDPSHAAVMQPIVLSSTFAQAEPGKPKRFEYSRSGNPTREALEACIAALEGGRHGFAFGSGSAATLTLLHTLRPGDHVISGDDVYGGTFRLFDKVLAPMGVETTFLDMRHLDRLEAAISDKTRLVWMETPTNPLLKLFDIRKIAGIAKGRGLPLVVDNTFASPMLQRPLELGATVVMHSTTKYINGHSDVVGGALVTSDEPLAERIRFLQNAIGAVPSPMDCYLVLRGLKTLPVRMRQHVKSASELARRLTEAKGVRVVHYPGLPTHPDHALCQAQMAGGGGMISLELDGGVDESRRFLSALRIFTLAESLGGVESLAEHPAIMTHASIPAEVRRSVGISDSLVRLSVGLEDVEDLWNDLQMGLAAMR, encoded by the coding sequence ATGGCCGTCGTCTCCCGCTCCCTCGATACCCTCGCCATCCACGCCGGGCAGGAGCCCGACCCATCCCACGCTGCGGTGATGCAGCCCATCGTGCTCTCGAGCACCTTCGCGCAGGCAGAGCCCGGCAAGCCCAAACGCTTCGAGTACTCGCGCAGCGGCAACCCCACGCGCGAGGCGCTCGAGGCCTGCATCGCGGCTCTGGAAGGCGGGCGGCACGGCTTCGCCTTCGGCAGCGGCAGCGCCGCGACGCTCACCCTGCTTCACACGTTGCGCCCGGGGGATCACGTGATCTCCGGGGACGACGTCTACGGAGGGACGTTCCGGCTGTTCGACAAGGTGCTCGCGCCGATGGGTGTCGAGACCACCTTCCTCGACATGCGCCACCTCGATCGGCTCGAGGCCGCCATCAGCGACAAGACCCGACTGGTCTGGATGGAGACTCCCACCAACCCACTGCTGAAGCTGTTCGACATCCGCAAGATCGCCGGCATCGCCAAGGGCCGCGGACTGCCCCTGGTGGTGGACAACACGTTCGCGTCGCCGATGTTGCAGCGACCGCTCGAGCTCGGCGCCACGGTCGTGATGCACTCCACGACCAAGTACATCAACGGGCACTCCGACGTCGTCGGCGGCGCATTGGTCACGAGCGACGAGCCCCTGGCCGAGCGCATCCGCTTCCTGCAGAACGCCATCGGCGCCGTGCCGAGCCCCATGGACTGCTACCTGGTGCTGCGCGGGCTCAAGACCCTGCCGGTGCGCATGCGCCAGCACGTGAAGAGCGCCTCGGAGCTGGCGCGGCGCCTCACCGAGGCGAAGGGCGTCCGAGTCGTCCACTACCCGGGCCTGCCCACTCACCCCGACCACGCGCTCTGCCAGGCGCAGATGGCCGGGGGCGGCGGGATGATCAGCCTGGAGCTCGACGGAGGCGTCGATGAGTCGCGCCGTTTCCTGAGCGCGCTCCGCATCTTCACTCTCGCCGAGAGCCTGGGCGGCGTGGAGTCCCTGGCGGAGCACCCCGCGATCATGACCCACGCCTCCATCCCTGCCGAAGTGCGGCGCAGCGTGGGCATTTCGGACAGCCTGGTGCGGCTATCGGTGGGCCTCGAGGACGTGGAGGACCTGTGGAATGACCTGCAAATGGGCCTCGCGGCCATGCGCTAG
- a CDS encoding Stp1/IreP family PP2C-type Ser/Thr phosphatase: MTKLRALAAGISDVGLQRDHNEDSFAILNDQELYVVADGMGGHRAGDVASRLATDSMVEFFRATAAEDVTWPFHFDSRLSEEENRLLTGIRIANRQIIERSLRSRECHGMGTTIVGALFSPTKSKMFIGHVGDSRAYRVREGKISQLTRDHSLVNDYLLAMPELTDEQRSELPKNVITRALGMQDHVTVDLQSDDAQAGDLYVLCSDGLSGMIDDGEILEVMSGNADIAEACRRLVALANEHGGEDNITAVIVKIEESNSTIEMTEPTPAASASSGSEPSPAAEPVQDEPAPGSEGSRSSEA; encoded by the coding sequence ATGACGAAGCTCCGCGCACTTGCGGCTGGGATCAGCGACGTGGGGCTCCAGCGCGACCACAACGAGGATAGCTTTGCCATCCTCAACGATCAGGAGCTCTACGTCGTCGCCGACGGGATGGGCGGGCATCGGGCCGGGGACGTGGCCAGCCGACTCGCTACGGACTCGATGGTGGAGTTCTTCCGCGCCACGGCTGCGGAGGACGTGACGTGGCCGTTCCACTTCGACTCCCGGCTCTCGGAAGAAGAGAATCGGCTGCTCACCGGCATCCGCATCGCGAATCGTCAGATCATCGAGCGCAGCCTGCGTTCGCGCGAGTGTCACGGCATGGGGACCACGATAGTGGGCGCCCTGTTCAGCCCGACGAAGAGCAAGATGTTCATCGGTCACGTCGGCGACAGCCGCGCGTACCGCGTCCGCGAGGGCAAGATCTCGCAGCTCACCCGCGATCACTCGCTGGTCAACGACTACCTCTTGGCGATGCCCGAGCTGACTGACGAACAGCGCAGCGAGCTGCCGAAGAACGTGATCACGCGCGCCCTCGGCATGCAGGACCACGTCACCGTGGACCTTCAGAGCGACGACGCTCAGGCCGGGGACCTGTACGTGCTGTGCTCCGACGGGCTGTCCGGGATGATCGACGACGGTGAGATTCTCGAAGTCATGAGCGGCAACGCGGACATCGCCGAGGCGTGCCGCCGCCTGGTCGCTCTGGCGAACGAGCACGGCGGCGAGGACAACATCACCGCGGTCATCGTCAAGATCGAGGAGTCCAACAGCACGATCGAGATGACCGAGCCGACACCCGCCGCGAGCGCCAGCTCGGGCTCCGAGCCCTCACCGGCGGCCGAGCCCGTGCAGGACGAGCCCGCGCCGGGCAGCGAGGGCTCCCGGAGCAGCGAAGCCTGA
- the ftsY gene encoding signal recognition particle-docking protein FtsY, producing the protein MEIVYVLVGIVALVAVYFLFLRKPEPEKLEAPPKRELPEKKEEAAKKREEPKPRPAAEKAAAKAEPAKEPEAGERAEPKIQEAEIPVEAEAPAEPSRPSLTHARDVAGLRKGLAKSRSEEGFFGKLKALISGKKEISPAIAEEIEEILLASDVGVPTTQAMLARIKETLSKADLLDSARVWDAVRDEAKRILDVDGKAGAFPLRGSPTVVLMVGVNGAGKTTTIGKLATKLRADGKQVVLAAADTFRAAAVQQLVVWGERVGCEVVRGKDGADPGSVVFDAIKKAQESGADVVLADTAGRLHTKTNLMAEMKKIAKTADKALSGAPHEVLLVVDATNGQNALAQAKEFKEQLELTGIVLTKLDGTAKGGVILGICDTFGVPVRFVGLGERPDDLRDFSPDEFVEALLGQDSEASAA; encoded by the coding sequence ATGGAAATCGTCTACGTCCTCGTCGGGATCGTGGCGCTCGTCGCCGTCTACTTCCTGTTCCTGCGCAAGCCGGAGCCCGAGAAGCTCGAAGCGCCGCCCAAGCGCGAGCTGCCGGAGAAGAAGGAAGAGGCGGCGAAGAAGCGCGAGGAGCCCAAGCCCAGACCCGCCGCCGAGAAGGCCGCGGCCAAAGCCGAGCCCGCGAAGGAGCCGGAAGCCGGCGAGCGTGCGGAGCCGAAGATCCAGGAGGCGGAGATCCCCGTCGAAGCGGAGGCGCCGGCGGAGCCCTCGCGTCCGTCGCTCACGCACGCGCGGGACGTGGCAGGGCTGCGCAAGGGGCTGGCGAAGTCGCGCAGCGAAGAAGGCTTCTTCGGCAAGCTCAAGGCGCTGATCAGCGGGAAGAAAGAGATCAGCCCGGCGATCGCCGAAGAGATCGAGGAGATCTTGCTCGCCTCCGACGTGGGCGTCCCGACGACGCAGGCGATGCTCGCGCGCATCAAGGAGACGCTGAGCAAGGCCGATCTGCTGGACTCCGCCCGAGTCTGGGATGCCGTGCGCGACGAGGCGAAGCGCATCCTCGACGTGGACGGCAAGGCCGGCGCGTTTCCGTTGCGCGGCAGCCCGACCGTGGTGCTCATGGTCGGCGTGAACGGCGCGGGCAAGACGACGACCATCGGCAAGCTCGCGACGAAGCTACGAGCCGACGGCAAGCAGGTCGTGCTCGCTGCAGCCGACACCTTCCGCGCAGCCGCCGTGCAGCAGCTCGTGGTGTGGGGGGAGCGCGTCGGCTGCGAGGTCGTGCGCGGCAAAGACGGCGCCGACCCGGGCAGCGTCGTGTTCGATGCCATCAAGAAGGCGCAGGAGTCCGGCGCGGACGTCGTGCTCGCGGACACCGCGGGCCGGCTGCACACCAAGACCAACCTGATGGCCGAGATGAAGAAGATCGCGAAGACCGCCGACAAGGCGCTCTCCGGGGCACCCCACGAGGTGCTCCTGGTGGTGGACGCGACCAACGGCCAGAACGCGCTGGCCCAGGCCAAGGAGTTCAAGGAGCAGCTCGAGCTTACCGGGATCGTGCTGACCAAGCTGGACGGGACCGCCAAGGGCGGGGTGATTCTGGGCATCTGCGACACTTTCGGGGTGCCCGTCCGGTTCGTGGGGCTCGGCGAGCGTCCGGACGACCTGAGGGACTTTTCTCCCGACGAATTCGTGGAGGCGTTGCTCGGCCAGGACAGCGAAGCGAGCGCGGCTTGA
- a CDS encoding histone deacetylase codes for MNALALVDDPLFAEHEAPAGHPERSERLDAARAGLARAHLALGTETLRPRDACDEELGRVHGPGYLARLGQAAGKAGYLDADTFFSPASVAAARRAAGGAVALVDALAEGRARYGLGLVRPPGHHARPNAAMGFCLLNNVAVAAAHARSRGIERVLILDWDVHHGNGTQEIFYDDPSVVYVSLHQYPFYPGTGAVSEVGRGDGVGFTVNVPLSQGADDDVYVAAFDRVISPIVEQYDPGLVLISAGFDAHRRDPLAGMALSEEGYARMLGRVARALPHGDVGRLCLVLEGGYDLRALSDSLAATLAALEDAPADAGPPKAPSPRHARELEAVVAQQRQFWRL; via the coding sequence ATGAACGCGCTGGCCCTCGTGGACGACCCGCTGTTCGCCGAGCACGAGGCGCCGGCAGGCCACCCGGAGCGCTCCGAGCGCCTCGACGCCGCTCGGGCCGGCTTGGCCCGCGCCCACCTGGCGCTCGGCACCGAGACCCTGCGCCCACGGGATGCCTGCGACGAGGAGCTGGGCCGGGTGCACGGGCCGGGCTACCTCGCCCGCCTCGGCCAGGCGGCCGGCAAGGCTGGCTACCTGGACGCGGACACCTTCTTCAGCCCGGCCTCGGTGGCTGCCGCCCGGCGGGCGGCAGGCGGTGCGGTGGCTCTGGTCGACGCGCTCGCGGAGGGCCGGGCCCGCTACGGCCTCGGGCTGGTTCGGCCACCCGGGCACCACGCCCGGCCCAACGCTGCAATGGGCTTCTGCCTGCTGAACAACGTCGCCGTCGCGGCGGCGCACGCCCGGTCCCGCGGGATCGAGCGGGTGCTGATTCTGGACTGGGACGTTCACCACGGCAACGGCACGCAAGAGATCTTCTACGACGATCCGAGCGTGGTCTACGTGTCCCTGCACCAGTACCCGTTCTACCCGGGCACCGGCGCCGTGAGCGAAGTGGGGCGCGGGGACGGAGTCGGATTCACGGTCAACGTGCCGCTGTCCCAGGGAGCCGACGACGACGTCTACGTCGCGGCCTTCGACCGGGTGATCTCGCCGATCGTCGAGCAGTACGACCCCGGGCTGGTGCTGATCAGCGCGGGCTTCGACGCTCACCGCCGCGATCCGCTCGCTGGGATGGCGCTGAGCGAAGAGGGCTACGCCCGGATGTTGGGCCGCGTCGCCCGAGCCCTGCCCCACGGTGACGTCGGGCGCTTGTGCCTGGTGCTCGAGGGCGGCTACGACCTCCGAGCGTTGTCGGACTCGCTGGCCGCGACCCTCGCGGCGCTCGAGGACGCGCCCGCGGACGCCGGCCCGCCAAAGGCCCCGTCGCCTCGACACGCCCGCGAGCTCGAGGCCGTCGTGGCCCAGCAGAGGCAGTTCTGGCGGCTCTAG
- a CDS encoding outer membrane beta-barrel domain-containing protein, translating into MKKTRVGLLVAAALCAMPAGAWAQGKKPAAGDKPAPAEAGKEAGKEAAGEGTEVAGEGGEAGEAAEGGEEPGGEEPESDLGDICKIDPAACPKIDMNKEAAKPLKEQIYAVQQIFALRVRRFEVNPYWSFSLNDQFVSHPGPGLALNYYITNVLAVGANFNYYQPFNVDSEFNSQVRRSARVGVPLTEYNWGAALNFTYVPAYGKFAGFGDFIFHYDAYVVGGVGAISTRPIPVIDPDNRNFEWENRIAFNAGLGLRIFFNRWFAATMEVRDYIFNDKLENTEIPLTQAAQQDDANWYGESKLTNAVQAQVGVSIFIPFSFDYRLPK; encoded by the coding sequence ATGAAGAAAACGCGCGTCGGGCTCCTCGTTGCGGCTGCGCTCTGCGCAATGCCCGCAGGTGCCTGGGCTCAGGGCAAAAAGCCCGCTGCTGGCGACAAGCCGGCACCGGCCGAAGCCGGCAAAGAAGCCGGCAAAGAGGCCGCGGGCGAAGGCACCGAGGTCGCAGGCGAGGGTGGTGAGGCCGGAGAGGCCGCTGAGGGCGGCGAAGAGCCGGGCGGCGAAGAGCCGGAGAGCGACCTGGGGGACATCTGCAAGATCGACCCCGCCGCCTGCCCAAAGATCGACATGAACAAGGAGGCTGCGAAGCCTCTCAAAGAGCAGATCTACGCCGTGCAGCAGATCTTCGCGCTGCGCGTGCGTCGCTTCGAGGTGAACCCCTACTGGTCATTCAGCTTGAACGACCAGTTCGTGAGCCACCCCGGGCCCGGCCTGGCGCTCAACTACTACATCACCAACGTGCTCGCGGTGGGCGCGAACTTCAACTACTACCAGCCGTTCAACGTCGACAGCGAGTTCAACTCGCAGGTGCGTCGCTCGGCGCGCGTGGGTGTGCCGCTCACGGAGTACAACTGGGGCGCGGCGCTGAACTTCACCTACGTGCCGGCCTACGGCAAGTTCGCCGGCTTCGGCGACTTCATCTTCCACTACGACGCCTACGTGGTCGGCGGTGTGGGCGCGATCAGCACGCGGCCCATCCCGGTCATCGACCCCGACAACCGCAACTTCGAGTGGGAGAACCGCATCGCGTTCAACGCCGGGCTCGGGCTCCGCATCTTCTTCAATCGCTGGTTCGCGGCGACGATGGAGGTCCGCGACTACATCTTCAACGACAAGCTCGAGAACACCGAGATCCCCCTCACCCAAGCGGCCCAGCAGGATGACGCCAACTGGTACGGCGAGTCCAAGCTGACCAACGCCGTCCAAGCTCAGGTGGGCGTGTCGATCTTCATTCCGTTCTCCTTCGACTACAGGTTGCCGAAGTGA
- a CDS encoding carboxypeptidase regulatory-like domain-containing protein yields the protein MRVPASFSGFLLALSCWVWASAALAVKVQVRGSTQLEARALIRDGRLELRGAIKDDAGRAIGQARLRINASRERGGPSLRLGRPTGCASTTQGQLHAAFDELLVDTDGAGSFCVAFFDVDRRAALKVGFEGDRYHERSAIELDVDSSRRSLVLSFSPAPALLALERETHAVWIDARVEPAEEPVSEALQLKLVLEERDGTRRELGRAAISSGERAELIVKSRDLGAPGPATLVAEFAGSDTVQPARRTAPVQRNVRVSLSVAGAIQPADPSSGLELDVAVGSAVGAVPGGSVEVVVGKDSVGTAPVQGGTSHLVAVFPLPASGSVPVVLRYLPEAPWWLPGEPLALSVPVSPPSPWRRLPWVVAALGIGAWVVRTWWRPPRTEKPERDRVSLPPGRPSLDVIEILPEKSGWRGRVVDAHEGSAIEGATLTIILPAFATDGVAARSVSDEAGRFELAPVQRVEGARLEVSAPWHSTLVRDLPPDGHLQVSLVSRRRALLGRLVEWATRMGKPWTAPGDPTPRHVASVARERRAEDVAAWANEVERAAFGAEAPDAEVEERVREQEPAWRSADDPGR from the coding sequence ATGCGCGTACCCGCTTCTTTTTCTGGCTTCTTGCTCGCCCTTTCATGCTGGGTCTGGGCGTCGGCGGCGCTGGCGGTGAAGGTGCAGGTTCGCGGCTCGACTCAGCTCGAGGCCCGCGCGCTGATCCGCGATGGCCGCCTGGAGCTGCGAGGCGCCATCAAGGACGACGCCGGTCGCGCCATCGGCCAGGCCCGCTTGCGGATCAATGCCAGCCGGGAACGCGGCGGCCCGAGCCTACGCCTCGGCCGGCCGACGGGCTGTGCCAGCACCACACAAGGTCAGCTGCACGCCGCGTTCGACGAGCTCTTGGTGGACACGGACGGGGCAGGCTCGTTCTGCGTCGCCTTCTTCGACGTCGATCGGCGAGCCGCGCTGAAGGTCGGCTTCGAAGGCGACCGCTATCACGAGAGGAGCGCCATCGAGCTCGACGTGGACTCCTCTCGGCGCAGCTTGGTGCTCTCGTTCTCACCGGCACCGGCGCTCTTGGCGCTCGAGCGCGAGACCCACGCGGTGTGGATCGACGCCCGCGTGGAGCCGGCCGAGGAGCCCGTGAGCGAGGCGCTGCAGCTCAAGCTCGTGCTCGAGGAGCGCGACGGGACGCGTCGGGAGCTCGGCCGGGCGGCGATCAGCTCCGGAGAGCGGGCGGAGCTCATCGTCAAGAGCCGAGACCTCGGCGCGCCCGGCCCCGCGACTCTGGTCGCCGAGTTCGCGGGCTCCGACACGGTCCAGCCTGCCCGGCGCACCGCCCCGGTTCAGCGCAACGTGCGGGTCTCGCTCTCGGTCGCCGGCGCCATCCAACCCGCTGACCCGAGCTCCGGCCTCGAGCTCGACGTGGCCGTCGGCTCTGCAGTGGGAGCGGTGCCCGGGGGCAGCGTCGAAGTGGTAGTCGGTAAGGACAGCGTCGGGACCGCGCCGGTCCAGGGTGGCACGTCGCATCTCGTCGCCGTGTTTCCCCTGCCCGCCTCCGGCTCGGTCCCAGTCGTCCTGCGCTACCTGCCAGAGGCGCCCTGGTGGCTGCCGGGCGAACCGCTCGCTCTGAGCGTTCCGGTCTCGCCGCCGAGCCCTTGGCGCCGCCTGCCCTGGGTGGTCGCCGCGCTCGGCATCGGAGCCTGGGTCGTCCGGACCTGGTGGCGGCCCCCGCGCACCGAGAAGCCCGAACGCGACCGGGTCAGCTTGCCCCCCGGGCGCCCCTCCCTGGACGTGATCGAGATCTTGCCGGAGAAGTCCGGTTGGCGCGGGCGCGTGGTGGACGCGCACGAGGGGAGCGCCATCGAGGGCGCGACCCTGACCATCATCTTACCAGCCTTCGCGACGGACGGCGTCGCGGCCCGCAGCGTCTCGGACGAGGCGGGTCGGTTCGAGCTCGCGCCGGTCCAGCGGGTGGAGGGCGCTCGGCTCGAGGTCTCGGCGCCCTGGCACTCGACCCTGGTGCGCGACCTTCCCCCGGACGGCCACCTCCAGGTGAGCCTCGTGTCACGGCGCCGAGCGCTGCTCGGGCGGCTGGTCGAGTGGGCCACCAGAATGGGCAAGCCGTGGACGGCGCCGGGGGACCCCACACCGCGTCACGTGGCCTCGGTGGCCCGGGAGCGCCGAGCCGAGGACGTCGCGGCTTGGGCGAACGAGGTCGAGCGCGCGGCGTTCGGCGCGGAGGCTCCGGATGCGGAGGTGGAGGAGCGGGTTCGGGAGCAGGAGCCAGCCTGGCGGAGCGCTGATGATCCCGGACGTTGA